Proteins from a genomic interval of Hippocampus zosterae strain Florida chromosome 14, ASM2543408v3, whole genome shotgun sequence:
- the LOC127614530 gene encoding cytochrome c oxidase subunit 8A, mitochondrial-like, translating to MSGLLRTIACRAAPALRGHTVCQRANVYTRPAKEKIGAMETVIGLGLFTLAILGPSGWILAHLEDYKKRE from the exons ATGTCTGGGCTTCTGCGAACAATCGCTTGCCGTGCCGCACCTGCACTGCGGGGACACACCGTTTGTCAGAGGGCAAATGTCTACACTCGACCTGCCAAGGAAAAGATAGGCGCTATG GAAACTGTCATTGGATTGGGTTTGTTCACCTTGGCCATTCTCGGACCGTCTGGTTGGATCCTGGCCCACCTGGAGGACTACAAGAAGAGAGAGTGA